In the Bombus pyrosoma isolate SC7728 linkage group LG15, ASM1482585v1, whole genome shotgun sequence genome, one interval contains:
- the LOC122575868 gene encoding uncharacterized protein LOC122575868, whose amino-acid sequence MGQTVGRMPHSWIDLLEEKDRVLYWSGEVLSRVADNVNQEESFLIDYGNESIDKKVDSWMESNQARIDRIFSKHPDLPEAYKIKIANELEQITGELTMQMRNDYYHGYKDTVKFTKKVDLLGERQRKIHAKIQNLENTCHGSVKEFRRKFGPLRAKTFKNLRIGEKMIFQDKKLKSQFAKRVHDIDHKNVEECAKCIDKLIKIIEKAALTQQC is encoded by the exons ATGGGGCAAACGGTAGGACGTATGCCTCACTCATGGATCGATTTATTGGAGGAAAAGGATCGTGTTTTGTATTGGAGTGGCGAGGTGCTATCGAGAGTAGCCGACAACGTAAATCAAGAAGAATCGTTTCTGATCGACTACGGTAATGAGAGCATCGACAAAAAGGTCGACTCGTGGATGGAATCGAATCAAGCGCGGATCGACAGGATTTTCAGTAAACACCCAGACTTGCCGGAAgcgtacaaaataaaaatagcgaaCGAACTCGAACAA ATAACGGGAGAGTTGACGATGCAAATGAGAAACGACTATTACCACGGCTATAAGGACACTGTGAAGTTTACGAAGAAAGTAGATTTGCTAGGAGAAAGACAGCGTAAGATACATGCGAAGATTCAGAACCTCGAGAACACTTGCCACGGGAGCGTGaaagaatttcgaagaaaattcggCCCGCTCCGAGCGAAAACATTCAAGAACCTTAGAATAGGGGAAAAGATGATATTCCAAGACAAGAAACTGAAGTCACAGTTCGCTAAACGG GTGCACGATATAGATCATAAGAACGTGGAAGAGTGTGCCAAgtgtatcgataaattaataaagatcaTTGAAAAAGCGGCGCTTACACAACAATGTTGA